A genomic segment from uncultured Erythrobacter sp. encodes:
- the parC gene encoding DNA topoisomerase IV subunit A gives MTDPVTTEPADDGFDAIVDAPFDAALSERYLVYALSTITARSLPDLRDGLKPVHRRLLWGMRQLRVTPDSAFKKCARVVGDVMGKYHPHGNLALYDALVRLAQPFMLRYPLIEGQGNFGNIDGDNAAADRYTECRLTRTAMELMSGLDEGTVDFIPTYNNEEEEPVIFPGLFPNLLANGASGIAVGMATSIPSHNVAEIIDATLELIDNPSVTHERLMELFHGPDFATGGQVVDSAAAIAEAYRTGRGSFRLRGRFHAPEAKEADDIAAGIERQGGGQWQLVISEIPYQVPKGKLIEQIAAAIADRKLPILEDVRDESDEAIRIVIVPKSRNVDPELLKESLYKLTDLETRFSLNLNVLDERPGFGRTPMVMGLKELLESWTFAQIDILQRRARHRLAQIAKRLELVRGYIIAYLNLDRVIAIIRAEDEPKPVLIAEFELTDVQAEAILNMRLRSLRKLEEMQLRKEQDALLAEEADLQALLESPVKQRTRLKRDLRALRKTYAEDTPLGARRTLIAEAAPTAVFSMDAMIEKAPVTVILSQKGWIRAASGHVPLDQEFKYKEGDALAFILHAQTTDKLLLAASDGRFYTLGCDKLPGARGFGEPVRTMVDLESDANVSAMMVHRPGGRLLLASSHGKGFVAEMNELLAETRKGRQVVNLKDGAKLQVIRQIADNHDHVACVGDNRKLVVFNLEELPVMTRGQGVQLQRYRDGGMSDAITFVLADGLSWQMGGSGERTRTETEIRMWKVARGAAGRMPPQGFPKSGRFD, from the coding sequence ATGACCGATCCCGTCACCACCGAACCAGCCGATGACGGCTTCGACGCCATTGTCGACGCCCCCTTCGACGCCGCCCTGTCCGAGCGCTATCTGGTCTATGCGCTGTCGACGATCACCGCTCGCTCGCTGCCTGATCTGCGCGATGGGCTGAAGCCGGTGCACCGCCGGTTGCTGTGGGGGATGCGCCAGCTGCGCGTGACGCCCGATAGCGCCTTCAAGAAATGCGCCCGCGTGGTCGGCGATGTGATGGGCAAGTACCACCCGCACGGAAACCTCGCGCTTTACGACGCGCTCGTCCGCCTCGCCCAGCCGTTCATGCTGCGCTACCCGCTGATCGAGGGGCAGGGCAATTTCGGCAATATCGACGGCGATAATGCCGCGGCCGATCGCTACACCGAATGCCGCCTGACCCGCACCGCGATGGAGCTGATGTCGGGGCTCGACGAAGGCACGGTCGATTTCATCCCGACCTATAACAACGAGGAGGAAGAACCGGTCATCTTCCCCGGACTGTTCCCCAATCTGCTCGCCAATGGCGCGAGCGGGATCGCGGTCGGTATGGCGACCAGCATCCCCAGCCACAATGTCGCGGAAATCATCGACGCCACCCTGGAGCTGATCGACAATCCGTCCGTCACTCATGAACGGCTGATGGAGCTGTTCCACGGCCCCGATTTCGCCACCGGCGGGCAGGTGGTCGACAGCGCCGCAGCCATCGCCGAAGCCTATCGCACCGGGCGGGGCAGCTTCCGCCTGCGCGGCCGCTTCCACGCGCCCGAGGCCAAGGAAGCGGACGACATCGCCGCCGGGATCGAACGGCAGGGCGGCGGGCAGTGGCAGCTGGTCATCTCGGAAATCCCCTATCAGGTGCCCAAGGGCAAGCTGATCGAACAGATCGCTGCCGCCATCGCCGATCGCAAGCTGCCGATCCTCGAAGACGTGCGTGATGAAAGCGACGAGGCGATCCGCATCGTGATCGTCCCCAAGAGCCGCAATGTCGATCCGGAACTGTTGAAGGAAAGCCTCTACAAGCTGACCGACCTCGAAACGCGGTTCAGCCTCAACCTCAACGTGCTCGACGAACGCCCCGGCTTTGGCCGCACGCCGATGGTGATGGGGCTGAAGGAACTGCTAGAAAGCTGGACCTTCGCGCAGATCGACATCCTGCAGCGCCGCGCGCGCCACCGGCTCGCACAGATTGCCAAGCGGCTGGAACTGGTGCGCGGCTATATCATCGCCTACCTCAACCTTGACCGGGTGATCGCGATCATCCGCGCCGAGGATGAGCCCAAGCCGGTGCTGATCGCCGAATTCGAGCTGACCGATGTGCAGGCCGAAGCGATCCTCAATATGCGGCTGCGGTCTTTGCGCAAGCTGGAGGAAATGCAGCTGCGCAAGGAACAGGACGCACTGCTGGCCGAAGAGGCCGACTTGCAGGCGTTGCTGGAAAGCCCGGTCAAGCAGCGCACCCGGCTGAAGCGCGATCTGCGCGCCCTGCGCAAGACCTATGCCGAGGACACCCCGCTTGGCGCGCGCCGCACGCTGATTGCCGAAGCCGCGCCGACCGCCGTGTTCAGCATGGATGCGATGATCGAGAAAGCCCCCGTCACCGTGATCCTCAGCCAGAAGGGCTGGATCCGCGCGGCGAGCGGCCATGTGCCGCTGGATCAGGAGTTCAAATACAAGGAGGGCGATGCGCTCGCCTTCATCCTCCACGCGCAAACCACCGACAAACTGCTGCTGGCCGCGTCAGACGGGCGGTTCTATACGCTCGGCTGCGACAAGCTGCCCGGCGCGCGCGGCTTTGGCGAGCCGGTGCGCACGATGGTCGATCTGGAAAGCGACGCCAATGTCAGCGCGATGATGGTGCACCGTCCGGGCGGGCGGCTGCTGCTCGCCTCCAGCCACGGCAAGGGCTTTGTGGCGGAGATGAACGAGCTGCTGGCCGAAACCCGCAAGGGGCGACAGGTGGTGAACCTGAAGGACGGCGCAAAGTTGCAAGTAATCCGCCAGATTGCCGACAACCACGACCACGTCGCCTGCGTCGGTGACAATCGCAAGCTGGTGGTGTTCAATCTGGAAGAACTCCCCGTGATGACGCGCGGACAGGGGGTGCAGTTGCAGCGGTATCGTGACGGCGGAATGTCGGACGCGATCACCTTTGTGCTGGCCGATGGCCTCAGCTGGCAAATGGGCGGATCAGGCGAACGCACCCGCACGGAAACCGAAATACGAATGTGGAAGGTCGCACGCGGCGCCGCCGGTCGGATGCCGCCGCAAGGCTTCCCGAAGTCTGGCCGATTTGATTGA
- a CDS encoding DUF4349 domain-containing protein produces MRKPLILAATATLALAACSRADSDPAASEAADIAVNEAIVAQPAPADAAQASEALPKLDSIPVNLPQLAYVYDFRWRMAADAIGGLQRRHATLCEQQGPGVCQVIGMTKTGELEGEVAGQLEMAVATRQARAFGALLEDEALDAGAEQVAAEIASEELSKQLVDTEARLEARTELRDRLKEVLRTRKGSVEDLIEAERSVAAVNEEIDQARSWLKEMEGRVAYSRVTVHYETGTPVARDFLGPVSGALGSLGTIFGWIVALLILAGAVALPAGGVWWANRAIRRRFAAPAPGPQ; encoded by the coding sequence ATGCGTAAGCCCTTGATTCTTGCCGCCACCGCCACCCTGGCCCTTGCCGCGTGCAGCCGCGCCGATAGTGACCCCGCCGCCAGCGAAGCCGCCGATATTGCCGTAAATGAGGCAATCGTGGCCCAACCCGCACCCGCCGACGCCGCACAGGCAAGCGAAGCCCTGCCCAAGCTCGACTCCATCCCGGTCAACCTGCCGCAGCTCGCCTATGTCTATGATTTCCGCTGGCGCATGGCGGCCGACGCAATCGGCGGGCTCCAGCGTCGCCATGCGACCCTGTGCGAACAGCAGGGTCCGGGCGTCTGCCAGGTCATCGGCATGACCAAGACCGGCGAGCTTGAAGGCGAGGTTGCGGGCCAGCTCGAAATGGCAGTCGCCACACGGCAAGCACGGGCGTTCGGCGCGCTGCTGGAGGACGAGGCGCTGGATGCGGGCGCAGAGCAGGTGGCCGCCGAAATCGCCTCGGAAGAACTCTCCAAGCAATTGGTCGACACCGAAGCGCGACTGGAAGCCCGCACCGAGCTGCGCGACCGGCTCAAGGAGGTGCTGCGCACCCGCAAGGGCAGCGTCGAGGATCTAATCGAAGCCGAACGTAGCGTCGCCGCCGTGAACGAGGAAATCGACCAGGCGCGCAGCTGGCTCAAGGAGATGGAAGGCCGCGTCGCCTACAGCCGCGTCACGGTGCATTACGAGACCGGCACCCCGGTGGCACGCGACTTCCTCGGCCCGGTCAGCGGCGCGCTGGGATCACTGGGGACGATCTTCGGCTGGATCGTGGCCTTGCTGATCCTTGCCGGAGCGGTGGCCCTGCCCGCAGGCGGGGTGTGGTGGGCGAACCGGGCGATCCGCCGCCGCTTCGCCGCGCCTGCGCCCGGCCCGCAATAG
- a CDS encoding type 1 glutamine amidotransferase domain-containing protein, with amino-acid sequence MQRVLIIATDGFEQSELMEPKRLLEAAGAEVTVASLRPGEIRGWDKENWGESVAVDLLVGNVSAEDYDALLLPGGQINPDVLRTQRPVIELICEFDAAGKPIAAICHAPWLLAEADLIEGRSVTAWPSIRTDLANAGAAVVDEPVVVDGNLITSRKPDDIPAFTEALMAALNMEPAEA; translated from the coding sequence ATGCAGCGCGTCCTCATCATCGCTACCGACGGTTTCGAACAATCCGAACTGATGGAACCCAAGCGCCTGCTCGAAGCGGCCGGGGCAGAAGTGACCGTCGCCAGCTTGCGACCCGGCGAGATCCGCGGCTGGGACAAGGAAAACTGGGGTGAGAGCGTCGCAGTCGACCTCTTGGTCGGCAACGTCTCGGCCGAAGATTACGATGCGCTGTTGCTCCCCGGCGGGCAGATCAACCCCGATGTCCTGCGCACCCAGCGCCCGGTGATCGAACTGATCTGCGAATTCGACGCAGCCGGCAAGCCGATCGCAGCGATCTGCCACGCGCCGTGGCTGCTGGCCGAAGCCGATTTGATCGAGGGGCGCTCCGTCACCGCTTGGCCTTCGATCCGCACCGATCTTGCCAATGCGGGTGCCGCCGTAGTGGACGAGCCGGTGGTGGTCGACGGCAACCTCATCACCAGCCGCAAGCCGGATGACATTCCCGCGTTTACCGAAGCGCTGATGGCCGCGCTCAACATGGAACCGGCCGAGGCCTAG
- a CDS encoding 2Fe-2S iron-sulfur cluster-binding protein encodes MSITITFIDPRGRPVAVTAEPGDNLLRAGQAAGLPLEGTCEGQMACSTCHVIVAADWFDRLPPASEEEEDMLDFAAGARRTSRLSCQIELTGEMDGLTVSVPSESSDARRM; translated from the coding sequence GTGAGCATCACCATCACCTTCATTGACCCGCGCGGGCGTCCGGTGGCGGTGACTGCCGAACCGGGCGACAATCTGCTGCGCGCAGGCCAGGCGGCGGGCTTGCCGCTCGAAGGCACATGCGAGGGGCAGATGGCCTGTTCGACCTGCCACGTGATCGTCGCTGCCGACTGGTTTGACCGCCTCCCCCCCGCGTCCGAGGAGGAGGAGGATATGCTCGATTTCGCCGCCGGCGCGCGCCGCACCTCCCGCCTGTCGTGCCAGATCGAGCTGACGGGCGAGATGGACGGGTTGACCGTCAGCGTCCCATCAGAAAGCAGCGACGCGCGCCGGATGTAG
- a CDS encoding cysteine desulfurase family protein, producing the protein MIYLDYQATTPLAPEAREAMLRWLGGPDSDTFGNPHSPHRMGRMAAAAVETARERVAALLPDGGKLIFTSGATEAINTVIQGSPGDVITFATEHAAVLDCARVVEAQGRRFTVLPVTPDGRADLDALQAAITPQTGLVAVMAINNEIGVRNPLSAVVDIANQVGARVLVDAVQAYGRVPVEVAADYIAVSAHKCHGPKGIGALWIAGEAPPPAALMLGGGQEAGVRSGTLSPALCAGFGAAAQVAQEGLSEQMLHVQLLWTAAREAFAGWELNGSAVDRWHGNLNIRRDGLDVARLMSDCRKVMFSAGSACASGSGRPSHVLKAIGLSDRAAKSSIRLGFGRYTSLQDIADAAAIINTAVREQGL; encoded by the coding sequence ATGATCTACCTCGACTACCAAGCCACAACCCCGCTCGCGCCTGAAGCGCGGGAGGCGATGTTGCGGTGGCTCGGCGGGCCGGACAGCGACACCTTTGGCAACCCCCATTCCCCCCATCGCATGGGCCGCATGGCGGCCGCTGCCGTCGAAACCGCGCGCGAGCGGGTCGCGGCGCTGCTGCCTGACGGCGGCAAGCTCATCTTCACCTCCGGCGCCACCGAGGCGATCAACACCGTCATCCAAGGCAGCCCCGGCGACGTGATCACCTTCGCCACCGAACACGCCGCCGTGCTCGATTGCGCGCGCGTGGTCGAAGCGCAGGGGCGGCGCTTCACAGTGCTCCCCGTCACCCCCGATGGCCGCGCTGATCTTGACGCGCTGCAAGCCGCGATCACGCCGCAGACCGGTCTTGTGGCGGTGATGGCGATCAATAACGAAATTGGGGTGAGGAACCCGCTCAGCGCCGTGGTCGACATCGCCAACCAAGTAGGCGCGCGGGTGCTGGTCGATGCTGTGCAGGCCTATGGCCGGGTGCCTGTCGAGGTGGCGGCGGATTACATCGCGGTCTCGGCCCACAAGTGCCACGGCCCCAAGGGCATCGGCGCGCTGTGGATCGCAGGCGAAGCGCCGCCCCCCGCAGCGCTGATGCTCGGCGGCGGGCAGGAGGCGGGCGTCAGGTCAGGCACACTCTCGCCCGCCTTGTGCGCCGGGTTCGGCGCGGCGGCGCAGGTCGCGCAGGAGGGGTTGAGCGAGCAGATGCTCCACGTCCAGCTCCTCTGGACCGCCGCGCGCGAGGCGTTCGCGGGCTGGGAATTGAACGGCAGCGCGGTCGACCGCTGGCACGGCAATCTCAACATCCGCCGCGACGGCTTGGACGTCGCCCGGTTGATGAGCGATTGCCGTAAGGTGATGTTCTCCGCCGGGAGCGCCTGTGCCAGCGGATCGGGCCGACCTAGCCATGTGCTCAAGGCGATCGGGCTGAGCGACCGCGCGGCAAAGTCCTCTATCCGCCTCGGTTTCGGACGCTATACAAGTCTTCAGGACATTGCAGACGCCGCCGCCATCATCAACACCGCCGTCAGGGAGCAGGGCTTGTGA
- a CDS encoding aminotransferase class V-fold PLP-dependent enzyme: MYLDHAATSPLRPEAKAAMEEGFRLWANPSSPHAEGRKARAALEDARERVKRALGWSGELIFTSGASEALWIALNRAKATRRIVSAVEHDAVFRAAPDAEVVPIRASGMADIDLLIDMLEAKPSAVVALQTINSETGSVVINLTGADNDIGDALVRSGSLLLADCSQSAGKLPLPWADMAVVSGHKFGGPIGIGALLVRDFAMLEPIGGHERGYRQGTENLPAAMGMAAALEAGGLESWASTADQRMNFQIAMAESGYWQASGAHIDYITALTHPTMSAQALLIRLDAMGFAVSAGSACSSGTLKKSRVLDAFGVPDDVAARTIRVSLGWSTTPEELERFSEAWAALA; the protein is encoded by the coding sequence ATCTATCTCGACCACGCCGCCACCTCACCCCTGCGCCCGGAGGCGAAGGCGGCGATGGAGGAGGGCTTCCGGCTCTGGGCCAACCCCTCGTCCCCGCACGCCGAGGGCCGCAAGGCGCGCGCCGCGCTGGAAGATGCGCGCGAGCGTGTGAAGCGGGCGCTGGGGTGGAGCGGGGAGCTGATCTTTACGAGCGGGGCGAGCGAGGCTTTGTGGATTGCGCTGAACCGGGCGAAGGCCACGCGGCGGATTGTCAGTGCGGTTGAGCATGACGCGGTGTTCCGCGCCGCGCCGGATGCAGAGGTGGTGCCCATTCGCGCATCTGGCATGGCCGACATCGATCTGCTTATCGATATGCTTGAGGCGAAGCCCTCTGCTGTTGTGGCCCTGCAAACGATCAATTCTGAGACCGGTTCGGTTGTGATCAATCTCACCGGCGCCGACAATGACATCGGCGACGCCTTGGTCAGGAGCGGCAGCCTGCTTCTGGCTGACTGTTCGCAATCCGCTGGAAAACTTCCGTTGCCGTGGGCCGACATGGCCGTGGTCTCAGGCCACAAATTCGGTGGCCCGATCGGCATTGGCGCATTGCTTGTCAGGGACTTTGCCATGCTGGAGCCGATTGGCGGACACGAGCGCGGATATCGCCAAGGGACCGAAAACCTCCCGGCAGCAATGGGCATGGCGGCTGCGCTTGAAGCTGGTGGGCTGGAAAGTTGGGCGTCAACTGCCGACCAGCGTATGAATTTTCAGATTGCCATGGCCGAATCTGGATATTGGCAAGCGAGCGGTGCCCACATCGATTACATCACGGCACTGACCCACCCCACCATGTCGGCCCAAGCCCTGCTGATCCGTCTCGACGCCATGGGCTTTGCCGTCTCGGCGGGGAGCGCGTGTTCTTCGGGCACGCTCAAGAAAAGCCGGGTGCTTGATGCGTTCGGGGTGCCCGATGATGTCGCGGCGCGGACGATTCGGGTGAGCTTGGGGTGGTCGACCACGCCCGAGGAGTTGGAGCGGTTCAGCGAGGCTTGGGCTGCGCTCGCCTGA
- a CDS encoding alpha/beta hydrolase, which yields MPSVIFPGPEGRLEGRFSPPPRPRAPVAMILHPHPEGGGTMNDRIVQRLYKTFADRGFATLRFNFRGVGRSQGSFDSGIGELSDAASALDWVQSIHPEAQSTWIAGYSFGALIGMQLLMRRPEVRGFISVAPPANMYDFSFLAPCPASGIFVQGAADTVVQPNAVQKLVDKLRTQKHITIHHEEIPRANHFFENELEELMKSVDNYLDFRLSPDCPIK from the coding sequence ATGCCCTCAGTCATCTTTCCCGGCCCGGAAGGCCGTCTCGAAGGCCGTTTCTCGCCCCCGCCGCGCCCGCGTGCGCCGGTGGCGATGATCCTGCACCCGCACCCCGAAGGCGGCGGCACCATGAACGACCGGATCGTGCAGCGGCTCTACAAGACCTTCGCCGACCGCGGTTTTGCCACCCTGCGGTTCAATTTCCGCGGCGTGGGCCGCTCGCAAGGCAGCTTCGATTCCGGGATCGGTGAGCTGTCGGATGCGGCGAGCGCGCTCGATTGGGTGCAGTCGATCCATCCCGAAGCGCAGAGCACCTGGATCGCGGGCTACAGCTTCGGCGCGCTGATCGGGATGCAGTTGCTGATGCGCCGCCCCGAAGTGCGCGGCTTCATCTCGGTGGCGCCGCCGGCCAATATGTATGATTTCAGCTTCCTTGCCCCCTGCCCCGCCAGCGGCATCTTCGTGCAGGGCGCGGCTGATACGGTGGTGCAGCCCAACGCGGTGCAGAAGCTGGTCGACAAGCTGCGTACCCAGAAGCACATCACCATCCACCACGAGGAAATCCCCCGCGCCAATCACTTCTTCGAGAACGAGCTCGAAGAGTTGATGAAGTCGGTGGACAATTATCTGGACTTCCGGCTCTCGCCCGATTGCCCGATTAAGTAA
- a CDS encoding energy transducer TonB — MNYASANRRPNPAALVGALGIPGAFGALLVVGLAVTVVTKPAGPRITGEIITETILPPPPPPTPDKPQPDQKTTSTTTTSNPDTPRPADLPTDTNLGETVFNFPVTGTPAGTGTGTGEIGFPTPGPSASPFDPVGARPRGNPGKWVTNNDYRSRWIMEELSGTARFTLAIDASGKVTGCTVTRSTGHAPLDAATCDLVTKRARFEAARDGNGKPVAGSYSGTITWRIPE, encoded by the coding sequence ATGAACTATGCTTCTGCCAATCGCCGTCCCAACCCCGCTGCCCTTGTCGGCGCGCTCGGCATTCCCGGTGCCTTTGGCGCGCTGCTGGTGGTGGGCCTTGCGGTGACGGTGGTGACCAAGCCTGCTGGCCCCCGGATCACAGGCGAGATTATCACCGAAACCATTCTGCCCCCACCGCCGCCGCCCACGCCCGACAAGCCGCAGCCGGATCAGAAGACGACATCCACCACCACGACCTCCAACCCCGATACGCCGCGGCCTGCCGATCTGCCGACCGACACCAATCTCGGCGAGACGGTGTTCAACTTTCCCGTCACCGGCACGCCTGCGGGAACCGGCACCGGCACGGGCGAGATCGGCTTCCCCACCCCCGGCCCCAGCGCATCGCCCTTCGATCCGGTCGGCGCTAGGCCGCGCGGCAATCCGGGCAAGTGGGTGACGAATAATGACTACCGCTCGCGCTGGATCATGGAGGAGCTGTCGGGCACCGCGCGCTTCACCCTCGCGATCGACGCCAGCGGGAAGGTGACCGGCTGCACCGTCACCCGCTCAACCGGGCACGCCCCGCTCGATGCAGCGACCTGCGACCTCGTGACCAAGCGCGCCCGGTTCGAAGCCGCGCGTGACGGCAACGGCAAGCCGGTCGCGGGCAGCTACAGCGGCACGATCACCTGGCGAATCCCCGAGTAA
- a CDS encoding DUF3597 family protein, which produces MGIFSSIKNAIWGSDKDEAKPAAPAPASATPAPAAPAAPLAPEPISEAQMAARIGAMPDAEKFNWQTSIVDLMKMVGLDPSFANRKELAGELGMTDYEGTAEQNIALHHAVLNLLAIEGGKAGGILTD; this is translated from the coding sequence ATGGGTATTTTTTCTTCGATCAAGAATGCGATCTGGGGTTCTGACAAGGACGAAGCGAAGCCTGCCGCCCCTGCTCCGGCATCAGCGACCCCTGCACCCGCCGCCCCCGCCGCGCCTTTGGCGCCAGAACCGATCAGCGAAGCGCAAATGGCCGCGCGCATCGGTGCCATGCCGGATGCCGAGAAGTTCAACTGGCAGACCTCGATCGTCGATCTGATGAAAATGGTCGGCCTTGATCCCAGCTTTGCCAACCGTAAGGAACTGGCGGGTGAGCTGGGGATGACCGATTACGAAGGCACCGCCGAACAGAACATCGCGCTGCATCACGCGGTTTTGAACCTGCTGGCTATAGAAGGCGGCAAGGCTGGGGGAATCCTCACGGACTGA
- a CDS encoding DUF885 domain-containing protein, with amino-acid sequence MRERFAQFTRRRTLAALGGVSTLALLPAAARAASDAPPTSGPIAGLDPDAALDRIAYRMLAHEPGRATGVGVDTGEYAAWRSTFGTPGEAGRQAYAASLKEMVAEVRAFPKDGLTSDQRIGFEVVETAFSRAVEGMAMPYGDVAVGSWRNAPYVVIQNVGGYIDMPRFFSSTQPLATADDVGPYLDRLIEVPAILDGERERIHAARAMGVVPPAFLIDKAIAQMEASIAGANEAYAGPLEASELSEAKTAAAQAARIAKRGIVPALERQLAELKTQRASAKDSAGVWAQPMGEEYYAWALGASTTTNLKPDEIHRQGLAELDELHGKMDPILKKIGYSKGSVGERMRALADDPRYQFAEGDPGRKEIFAFIEERLTWIKSQMPRAFTQVVNPRMEVVRLPLSEEPGAPGAYGGAGSKDGSIPGRFWINLRTTDLHRRYDLADLTFHEAIPGHVWEGEFSNRLPLIRSILAFNAFSEGWALYAEQLADELGAYKGFEVGRLGFLQSLAFRACRLVVDTGLHSKQWTREQGRAFFVERNGSKVEEVASEVDRYCSWPGQACGYKIGHSQILRQRERAKAELGGKYDMREFNTALVLGGNAPLSVMANTVSRYIAGAKG; translated from the coding sequence ATGAGAGAGAGATTTGCCCAATTCACCCGCCGCCGGACGCTTGCTGCGCTGGGCGGTGTTTCCACCTTGGCCCTGCTCCCCGCCGCCGCACGCGCGGCGAGCGATGCACCGCCCACCAGCGGCCCTATTGCGGGGCTCGATCCCGATGCCGCGCTGGACCGGATCGCCTACCGGATGCTCGCGCATGAACCGGGCCGTGCGACGGGCGTGGGCGTCGACACCGGCGAATATGCCGCGTGGCGTTCCACATTCGGCACGCCGGGCGAGGCCGGGCGGCAGGCCTATGCCGCCAGCCTCAAAGAGATGGTCGCCGAAGTCCGCGCCTTCCCCAAGGACGGCCTCACCAGCGACCAGCGGATCGGCTTCGAAGTGGTCGAGACCGCCTTCTCCCGCGCGGTCGAGGGCATGGCCATGCCTTACGGCGATGTCGCGGTCGGCAGCTGGCGCAATGCGCCTTACGTGGTGATCCAGAATGTCGGCGGCTATATCGACATGCCGCGCTTCTTCTCCTCGACCCAGCCGCTGGCGACCGCGGATGATGTCGGCCCCTATCTCGACCGGCTGATCGAAGTCCCCGCGATCCTCGATGGCGAACGCGAACGCATCCACGCCGCACGCGCGATGGGCGTGGTGCCGCCCGCCTTCCTGATCGACAAGGCCATCGCCCAGATGGAAGCGAGCATTGCGGGCGCGAACGAGGCCTATGCCGGCCCGCTGGAAGCCTCCGAACTATCGGAGGCCAAAACCGCCGCCGCACAGGCCGCCCGCATTGCCAAGCGTGGGATCGTCCCAGCGCTCGAACGCCAGCTCGCCGAACTCAAGACCCAGCGCGCTTCGGCCAAGGATTCCGCCGGAGTCTGGGCGCAGCCGATGGGCGAGGAATATTACGCCTGGGCCTTGGGCGCATCGACCACCACCAATCTCAAGCCCGACGAAATCCACCGTCAGGGCCTCGCCGAGCTCGACGAACTCCACGGCAAGATGGACCCGATCCTCAAGAAGATCGGCTACTCCAAAGGCAGCGTGGGTGAGCGAATGCGGGCGCTGGCCGATGATCCGCGCTACCAGTTTGCGGAAGGCGATCCCGGCCGCAAGGAGATCTTCGCCTTCATCGAAGAACGCCTCACCTGGATCAAATCGCAGATGCCGCGCGCCTTCACGCAGGTGGTCAATCCGCGCATGGAGGTGGTCCGCCTGCCGCTATCCGAAGAGCCCGGCGCGCCCGGCGCTTACGGCGGGGCGGGCAGCAAGGATGGCAGCATTCCGGGGCGCTTCTGGATCAACCTCAGAACCACCGATCTGCACCGCCGCTATGACCTTGCAGACCTGACCTTCCACGAGGCGATCCCCGGCCACGTTTGGGAGGGCGAGTTCTCCAACCGTCTCCCGCTGATCCGCTCGATCCTCGCGTTTAACGCCTTTTCCGAAGGCTGGGCGCTCTATGCCGAGCAGCTTGCCGACGAACTCGGCGCCTATAAGGGCTTTGAAGTCGGGCGGCTGGGCTTCCTCCAATCCCTCGCCTTCCGCGCCTGCCGGTTGGTGGTCGATACCGGGCTTCACTCGAAGCAATGGACCCGCGAACAGGGCCGCGCCTTCTTTGTCGAACGCAATGGCTCCAAGGTCGAGGAAGTCGCGTCCGAGGTTGATCGCTATTGCAGCTGGCCTGGGCAGGCCTGCGGCTACAAGATCGGCCACAGCCAGATCCTGCGCCAGCGCGAACGCGCCAAGGCAGAATTGGGCGGCAAATACGACATGCGCGAATTCAACACCGCGCTGGTGCTGGGCGGCAATGCCCCGCTTTCGGTGATGGCGAATACGGTCAGCCGCTACATCGCGGGGGCCAAGGGGTAA